A window of the Diceros bicornis minor isolate mBicDic1 chromosome 28, mDicBic1.mat.cur, whole genome shotgun sequence genome harbors these coding sequences:
- the LCN9 gene encoding epididymal-specific lipocalin-9 — MSLLLLAMGLTLLGGLQALHKGPGDPNFDEKLVKGKWFSVAMASNEPKFITKDTDMKFFIHNIQVTPKSLQLHVHRKVKGVCVPTTMTANKTGKKFQYTVNHSGHKKIFLEKVDPQHFAIFCTHSVKHGKEMMVVNLFSRTPTVSPDVLWMFRKYCKTHGIHSTNIVDLTQTDRCLHAHQWQKAPFPWLDHLGGPHAACPFHVLCSIQRWSSGSPNHSTHYVLLPGNRPFWRRETVALRTQEEVTLKPLQPTPKTKPVITDVKASDSLLNAVKANNSGPAVQTGPGQEGGGGGKTAVP; from the exons ATGAGCCTCCTGCTGCTGGCCATGGGGCTGACTCTGCTTGGCGGCCTCCAGGCCCTGCACAAGGGCCCTGGGGACCCCAACTTCGACGAGAAGCTG GTCAAGGGCAAATGGTTCTCAGTAGCAATGGCCTCCAACGAACCAAAATTCATAACGAAGGATACGGACATGAAGTTCTTCATCCACAACATCCAGGTGACCCCTAAGAGCCTGCAGTTGCACGTCCACAGAAA GGTAAAGGGTGTGTGTGTCCCGACTACAATGACGGCGAATAAAACCGGAAAGAAGTTTCAGTACACGGTGAACC ATTCCGGTCACAAGAAGATCTTCTTGGAGAAAGTAGACCCCCAGCACTTCGCCATATTCTGCACCCACAGCGTGAAACACGGGAAGGAGATGATGGTGGTGAACCTCTTCA GCCGGACCCCTACTGTGAGCCCGGACGTCCTGTGGATGTTTAGAAAATACTGTAAAACCCATGGGATCCACTCGACCAACATCGTTGACCTGACCCAGACTG ATCGCTGCCTCCACGCCCACCA GTGGCAGAAAGCACCTTTCCCCTGGCTGGACCACCTGGGCGGCCCTCACGCTGCCTGTCCTTTCCACGTTCTTTGCAGCATCCAGCGCTGGTCCTCGGGCAGCCCCAACC ACAGCACCCACTATGTCCTACTTCCAGGCAACAGGCCCTTCTGGCGGAGGGAGACGGTCGCCTTGAGAACTCAGGAGGAGGTCACGCTGAAGCCACTCCAACCAACTCCCAAAACCAAGCCGGTCATCACTGACGTGAAGGCTTCTGACTCGCTCCTGAACGCAGTTAAGGCCAACAACAGCGGGCCTGCGGTTCAAACAGGGCCGGGGcaggagggtggtggtggtgggaagacAGCTGTTCCCTGA